A genomic window from Amia ocellicauda isolate fAmiCal2 chromosome 15, fAmiCal2.hap1, whole genome shotgun sequence includes:
- the hsd17b8 gene encoding (3R)-3-hydroxyacyl-CoA dehydrogenase produces the protein MAAPYRLISRLALVTGGGSGIGRAVCQRLAIEGASVVVADVSEESANETLRSLATGAGGAGGQRHVALRVDVSLKESVEGLVTGIQCEYFRPPCVCVSAAGITADDFLLRMEERHFDRVTQVNLKGTFLVIQAISRSLVASGAPKGSIITVGSIVGKVGNVGQGNYTASKAGVEGLTRTTAKELSKFGIRCNCVLPGFISTPMTDKVPHKVIDKITSMVPQGRMGEPAEVADVCAFLASDDSRYITGASIEVTGGLFIG, from the exons ATGGCGGCGCCCTATAGACTGATCTCTCGGCTGGCGCTTGTGACGG GAGGGGGTAGTGGTATTGGCCGGGCGGTTTGCCAACGTCTTGCCATCGAAGGCGCCTCAGTGGTGGTGGCAGATGTCAGCGAGGAGTCGGCCAATGAGACGCTGCGGAGCCTGGCGACGGGGGCAGGGGGTGCAGGGGGGCAGCGGCATGTGGCCCTCAGGGTGGACGTGTCCTTGAAAGAGAGTGTGGAGGGATTGGTCACTGGCATACAG tgtGAGTATTTCCGGCCCCCCTGTGTGTGCGTCAGCGCGGCGGGCATCACTGCCGATGACTTCCTGCTGAGGATGGAGGAGAGACACTTCGACAGGGTCACTCAGGTCAACCTCAAG gggacATTCCTTGTGATCCAGGCCATCTCCAGGTCACTGGTTGCCAGCGGTGCCCCCAAGGGCTCCATTATTACTGTGGGCAGCATCGTGGGCAAG GTGGGCAACGTGGGCCAGGGGAACTACACTGCCTCCAAAGCAGGAGTGGAGGGGCTAACGAGGACCACAGCCAAGGAGCTGAGCAA GTTTGGTATCAGGTGTAACTGTGTTTTGCCCGGCTTCATTTCCACTCCCATGACTGACAAGGTGCCTCACAAAGTCATTGACAAG ATCACCTCTATGGTTCCTCAGGGGCGGATGGGGGAGCCGGCAG agGTGGCCGATGTGTGCGCTTTCCTGGCCTCTGATGACAGTCGCTACATCACTGGAGCCAGTATTGAAGTCACAG gagGCCTGTTCATTGGCTGA